A section of the Arcobacter roscoffensis genome encodes:
- a CDS encoding tyrosine-type recombinase/integrase encodes MIKMTQPKLYTRGKKLWVRFSLDGKVIKKSLNIEDSKANRKLADTQIIPQMLLKVHSGEFFENKTVPTVKEMIDISLKMHSSSRKEQTRINYDYVIKYHILPYFGKKKITSLKVSELTLWQNDLLKKFSPKYVSNIRVVFHGILQDAFRDEIINKNPLTLIKSPSSELLQKVKPFSKEEIFSILNTLPSKVRAYFAIGFFTGMRTGEILALKWENIDFENKTIYVRATRNRGKDSTPKTKSSIRDVDIINVLLPYLNSHLKYKTDSEYLFNTKFKKPFHSANKLSIVYWKKALKELDIEYRNLYQMRHTFASLMISNGEDILWVSNMLGHKNANITLSFYAKYIKNDEKTRGSYFNA; translated from the coding sequence ATGATTAAAATGACACAACCTAAACTTTACACTAGAGGGAAAAAACTTTGGGTAAGGTTTAGTTTAGATGGTAAAGTGATTAAAAAATCACTAAATATAGAAGATAGTAAAGCTAATAGAAAATTAGCTGACACACAAATAATTCCACAAATGCTTTTAAAGGTACATAGTGGTGAGTTCTTTGAAAACAAAACTGTTCCAACTGTTAAAGAAATGATTGATATTAGTTTGAAGATGCATTCAAGTAGTAGAAAAGAACAAACACGTATTAATTATGATTATGTAATTAAATATCATATATTGCCCTATTTTGGAAAGAAGAAAATAACTTCACTAAAAGTTAGTGAACTTACATTATGGCAAAATGATTTATTAAAAAAGTTTTCTCCTAAATATGTATCTAATATTAGAGTAGTATTTCATGGCATTTTACAAGATGCCTTTAGAGATGAGATTATTAATAAAAACCCTTTAACTTTGATAAAATCCCCTTCTTCTGAACTCTTACAAAAGGTTAAACCTTTTTCAAAAGAGGAAATATTTAGTATATTAAATACTTTGCCTTCAAAAGTAAGAGCTTATTTTGCAATAGGTTTTTTTACAGGTATGAGAACTGGAGAGATTTTAGCCTTAAAATGGGAAAATATTGATTTTGAAAATAAAACAATTTATGTAAGAGCAACTAGAAATCGAGGTAAGGATAGTACTCCTAAAACAAAATCTAGTATTAGAGATGTTGATATAATAAATGTTTTATTACCCTATTTAAATAGTCATTTAAAATATAAAACTGATTCAGAATATCTTTTTAATACAAAGTTTAAAAAGCCATTTCATAGTGCTAATAAACTATCAATTGTTTATTGGAAAAAAGCTTTAAAAGAATTAGATATCGAATATAGAAACTTGTATCAAATGAGGCATACTTTTGCTTCATTAATGATATCTAATGGAGAAGATATTTTATGGGTATCAAATATGTTAGGTCACAAAAATGCAAATATAACTTTATCATTTTATGCAAAATACATAAAAAATGATGAAAAGACTAGAGGTAGCTATTTTAATGCATAG
- a CDS encoding helix-turn-helix domain-containing protein, whose translation MNIPFENLEKINEVLEKLNILEQKINSEKRWLNTKEASYYLGYSKEHIHKLKDNYLIEGKHYYKKAGRVLFDKLELDNWVMHTLTKMNAKEIANNVIKDLI comes from the coding sequence ATGAATATACCATTTGAGAATTTAGAAAAAATAAATGAAGTATTAGAAAAATTAAATATATTAGAACAAAAGATTAATAGTGAGAAAAGATGGCTAAATACAAAAGAAGCATCTTATTATCTTGGATATTCAAAAGAGCATATCCATAAACTAAAAGACAACTATTTAATTGAAGGTAAACACTACTATAAAAAGGCTGGTAGAGTTTTGTTTGATAAGTTAGAACTAGATAACTGGGTTATGCATACATTAACAAAAATGAATGCAAAAGAAATAGCTAATAATGTTATTAAAGATTTAATATGA